In Pseudomonas grandcourensis, the DNA window GTTCGCTGACGCTCGACCGTCCGTTGCACCCGCAAACCCTGGCCAACGGTTTTATCAGCCTCAATGGCACGCCAACCGATTGTGTGCACCTGGGCCTCAACGGCCTGTTGGAGCGCGAAGCGGACATGGTGGTTTCCGGTATCAACCTGGGCGCGAACCTGGGGGACGATGTCCTGTATTCCGGCACGGTGGCGGCGGCCCTCGAGGGGCGTTTCCTGAAGCATCCTTCGTTTGCCTTTTCGCTGGTCTCGCGCCAGGTAGATAACCTTCCCACAGCTGCCCATTTCGCGCGCAAACTGGTTGAAGCCCATGCTGACCTGGTGCTGCCACCGCGTACGGTACTGAATGTGAACATTCCCAATTTGCCGCTGGACCGTATCCGCGGTATCCAGCTGACTCGCCTGGGCCATCGCGCCCGGGCCGCGGCACCGATTAAAGTGGTCGATCCGCGGGGCAAGTCCGGTTACTGGATCGCCGCGGCCGGGGATGCCGAAGATGGTGGCCCGGGTACCGATTTCCATGCGGTGATGCAGGGTTATGTTTCGATCACGCCGCTGCAACTGGATCGCACCTTCAATGATGCCTTCAGAAGTCTGGACGGCTGGCTGGAGGGGCTGCGCTGATGGGTCGCGAACAAGACGATATGCTGCGTCGCGGCATCGGCATGACCTCCCAGCGAACCCGGGAGCGGCTGATCCAGCGCCTGTACGAAGAAGGCATCTCCAACGCGAGGGTACTGGAGGTCATTCGCCGGACCCCGCGCCACCTGTTCGTCGACGAAGCGCTGGCACACCGTGCCTATGAAGACACCGCGCTGCCGATTGGCAACAACCAGACCATCTCCCAGCCTTATATGGTGGCGCGCATGAGCGAGCTGCTGCTGGAGGCCGGCCCCCTCGACAAGGTGCTGGAGATCGGCACCGGGTCGGGTTATCAGACGGCGGTGCTGTCGCAACTGGTCGAGCGTGTGTTCTCGGTCGAGCGCATCAAGGTTCTGCAGGATCGGGCAAAGGAACGCCTGGTCGAACTGAACCTGCGCAACGTGGTGTTCCGCTGGGGCGATGGCTGGGAAGGCTGGCCGGCTCTGGCGCCGTACAACGGGATTATCGTCACCGCAGTGGCGACCGATGTGCCCCAGGCACTGCTTGATCAGTTAGCGCCGGGAGGCCGAATGGTGATCCCGGTCGGGGCCGGCGAAGTCCAGCAATTGATGCTGATCATCCGCGAGGAACAAGGTTTTTCCAGGCATGTCCTGGGGGCTGTGCGCTTTGTGCCATTGCTCAATGGGCCACTGGCCTGAGCATTTGTTTCGGCACGCTGAATTCTCTTCGATTGCCTTTGTCTTACAGCGGCATCGTTGTGTTAAACGGGATTCATCGTCAGGCAGCAAACGTGTGCGCGACACCGATTCGCTACATTAAAGGTAAAGCGTGCACAGCCCGTTATACTTGCGACAGTTCATTACCGGACTCCGGTATTTCACATTTTCAGCCACCACAGAGGGAGCGGCGGGTGAGTCTCACAGTCATTGCGCAGCGTATGAGTAAAACGAGCTTTCAGCGCCTGGTGACTGGCCTTGTCTTGAGCACGTTGCTGGTCGGTTGTTCCAGCAACAAATCCAGCGATGTTCGTGTCGTCGACCGCAACAACGCTGCACCCCAGCGTCCGGTCGTGACCACCGGACAATACGTCGTTCGGCCCAAGGACACCCTGTTCTCCATCGCCTTCCGTTACGGTTGGGACTACAAGGCCCTGGCGGCACGCAACAACATTCCTGCGCCTTACACCATCCGTCCGGGTCAGACGATTCGCTTTGATGGTCGTACCGATTCAACGTCGACGGCGGTGGTCAGTTCGTCCAGTTCAACGCCTTCATCGTCGAGTACAACCACGATCATCCGTCGTTCGGCAAACGGTACGACCACCAGCACAACGACGGTTGTACCGTCCGTCGCGAGCAAGCCTGCAGCCGATCCATTGCCCCCTCCCGGGCCAGCCCCGACCGGCTGGGGATGGCCATCTAATGGCATTCTGATTGGAAAATTCTCTTCAAACGGTAGTTTGAATAAAGGAATTGATATCGCCGGAGATTTGGGACAGCCTGTTTTAGCTGCGTCTGATGGGACGGTGGTATACGCCGGGAGTGGCTTAAGGGGCTACGGCGAACTAGTAATCATCAAACACAGTGAAACCTACGTAAGCGCCTACGGACATAACCGCAGGCTGTTGGTTCGGGAGGGGCAGCAGGTCAAGGTCGGACAGACAATTGCCGAAATGGGGTCAACGGGTACAGACCGGGTGAAACTGCATTTTGAGATTCGCCGCCAAGGTAAACCTGTAGATCCGCTGCAATTCCTGCCACGTCGTTGATCGCTTACCAGCCTGTTCCGTCGCGTAGAGGGGACAGGCTCCAGCGTTGCCAGGGAGAAAGGCGCCGCTTGAGCTTGAGGTCGAACTCACCAAAGGACTATAACAATGGCTCTCAGTAAAGAAGTGCCGGAGTTTGACATCGACGATGAGGTTCTCCTGATGGAGAGCAGCATCGATACGGATTCGATGTCGAATGATGAAGGGGCGGCTCCACCTTCCGTTCGTGCCAAATCCAAACACTCCGCATCCTTGAAACAGCACAAGTACATTGACTACACGCGGGCACTTGATGCCACGCAGCTGTATCTCAATGAAATTGGTTTCTCTCCCCTGCTATCACCCGAAGAAGAAGTTCATTTTGCGCGCCTGTCGCAAAGTGGCGATCCGGCCGGGCGCAAACGCATGATTGAAAGTAACCTGCGGCTGGTGGTGAAAATCGCCCGACGCTACGTCAATCGTGGGCTGTCGCTGCTGGACCTGATCGAAGAGGGCAACCTCGGCTTGATCCGGGCGGTGGAGAAGTTCGATCCGGAACGCGGTTTCCGCTTCTCGACCTACGCGACCTGGTGGATTCGCCAGACCATCGAACGCGCAATCATGAATCAGACCCGGACCATCCGGCTGCCGATCCATGTGGTCAAGGAGCTGAATGTGTACCTGCGGGCCGCGCGGGAGCTGACGCAAAAACTCGACCATGAACCCTCACCCGAAGAAATCGCCAACCTGCTGGAAAAACCGGTGGGAGAGGTCAAGCGCATGCTCGGCCTTAACGAACGGGTTTCTTCGGTCGACGTCTCGCTGGGTCCGGATTCGGATAAAACCCTGCTGGATACCCTGACTGACGACCGTCCAACCGATCCATGTGAACTGTTGCAGGACGACGACCTGTCCCAGAGCATCGATCAATGGCTTTCGGAACTGACCGACAAGCAACGTGAAGTGGTTGTACGCCGCTTCGGCTTGCGCGGTCATGAAAGCAGCACCCTTGAAGACGTAGGCCTGGAAATCGGCCTGACCCGGGAACGGGTCAGACAGATTCAGGTGGAAGGCTTGAAGCGGCTGCGCGAGATCCTGGAAAAAAATGGTCTGTCGAGCGAGTCGCTGTTCCAATAAGGCGCTCACTGCGATGGCACGAAAAACCCCGACCGGCTCGGGGTTTTTTATTGTCTGGTCTGGGGATCGAATCCCCCTCGGGATTTTGGTTTCGTGCTGTAAGCCTTGGCTTACTCTTGCGTAAGTGTTCGTTATTTTTACACTCTGGCAGTCGCCTATGTTGAGCGCTATTTGCCTCTATCTTTTTGATTTATATAGCTATTTTTTATTATTAATGATGTGTGACAGTTGGAATTCGCACCAAGGGGCGATTGATCCCGCAGGGGAAAGCTCTAGTATTCAGGTTGTGTCGACGGACAGACACGTCCTTCAAGGATGAGGGATATGGATATCGCAGGACGCGATTCATCAGGACGATGAAAAGGAACACAGGGAATAGGGAAAAAATGTGGGCGGGTCAAACCGCCCCTTTTTTTGCCTGCAAAAAAGCAAAAAGGCCCTTTTGGGGCCTTTTACAGGAACGCGGGGGTAATCAGCGTTCGAGGTCTTTGAGCTTGTTGCCAACAGATTTGTTGATGACGCGATCAAACTCTTCTGCATCAGGCAACGATTCTTTCTTCTCGGTGATGTTCGGCCAGATATCGGCCAACTCAGCGTTCAGCTCGATAAAGTTCTCCATGCCGGCCGGAACCTCATCTTCGGAGAAGATAGCCACGGCAGGGCATTCAGGTTCGCACAGCGCGCAATCGATGCACTCATCCGGGTGAATCACCAGGAAATTCGGGCCTTCGTAAAAGCAGTCCACCGGACAGACTTCTACGCAGTCGGTGTACTTGCACTTGATGCAGTTGTCGGTGACGACGAAGGTCATTTCTAATTTTCTCCTCAGGCGCGGCTTGCTGCGCCCCTTCTCGTAGGGGTCGCCAGGTTCGGGAGCGATAGTCTGCTGGCCAGGCTATTAGCCAGCAGCATCCCAAACCGCGCGAGATTCTAACAGCTTGCAAGCCGCTGCGTTAGATCCGTGTCTTTAGTGTATAGAGCATTTCGAGAGCACGACGTGGTGTCATGTCGTCCAGGTCGAGCTTGGCCAGGTCATCCAGCACCGGGTGCGGCAGGCTGGCGAACAGATCGCTTTGCTGCGGTGCTGCCGGTTTGCCTTTGGCCGGTGCCGGTGTTTCATGGGGCAGGGCGGTGTCTTCCAGGCGGCTCAGATGCTCGCGAGCACGGGTAATGACCTCGCTCGGTACGCCTGCCAGTTGCGCAACGGCCAGGCCATAGCTCTGGCTGGCCGGCCCGGGCAGCACGTGGTGCAGGAACACGATGCGTTCATTGTGCTCGGTGGCATTGAGGTGCACGTTGGCCACCAGCGGCTGGGCTTCCGGCAGGACGGTCAGTTCAAAGTAGTGGGTGGCGAACAGCGTGTAGGCACGCAGATGCGCCAGGCGCTCGGCCGCCGCCCATGCCAGGGACAGACCGTCGAAGGTGCTGGTGCCACGTCCGACTTCGTCCATCAGCACCAGGCTGCGCTCAGTGGCGTTGTGCAGAATGTTCGCGGTTTCGCTCATTTCCACCATGAAGGTCGAACGCCCGCCGGCCAGGTCATCGCTGGAACCGATTCGGGTGAAGATGCGGTCCACCAGCGACAATTCGCAGCTCGCTGCCGGCACGAAGCTGCCGATGTGCGCCAAGAGCACGATCAAGGCGGTCTGACGCATGTAGGTGGATTTACCGCCCATGTTCGGACCGGTGATCACCAGCATGCGGGTGTTGTCGTCCAGGCTCAGGTCGTTGGCCACGAACGGCGTGGTCAGCACTTGTTCGACCACCGGGTGGCGACCCTGGGTGATGCGCATGCAGGGTTCGCTGACGAAGCGTGGGCAGTTCAGGTCGAGGTTCAGTGCACGTTCGGCCAGGTTGCTCAAAACGTCCAGCTCGGCCAAGGCGCCGGCAGTGTCCTGCAGCGGTGGCAGCTGGCTGATCAGGTCCTCGAGCAGTGCTTCGTACAGCATCTTCTCGCGGGCCAGGGCGCGACTCTTGGCTGACAGTGCCTTGTCTTCGAACGCCTTGAGTTCCGGCGTAATGAAACGCTCGGCGCCTTTGAGCGTCTGGCGGCGAATGTAGTCGGCCGGTGCCGATTCCGCCTGCTTGCTTGGCAGCTCGATGAAGTAACCGTGGATGCGGTTGTAACCGACCTTCAGGTGCGACAGGCCGGTGCGAGCCTTCTCCCGTGCCTCGAGGTCGATCAGGAATTGCCCGGCGTTTTCGCTCAGCGACTGCAGTTCGTCGAGTTCGCTGTCGTAGCCGGTTTTCAGCACGCCGCCGTCACGAATGACTGCGGGCGGGTTGTCGATGATGGCTTTTTCCAGGAG includes these proteins:
- the rpoS gene encoding RNA polymerase sigma factor RpoS, which encodes MALSKEVPEFDIDDEVLLMESSIDTDSMSNDEGAAPPSVRAKSKHSASLKQHKYIDYTRALDATQLYLNEIGFSPLLSPEEEVHFARLSQSGDPAGRKRMIESNLRLVVKIARRYVNRGLSLLDLIEEGNLGLIRAVEKFDPERGFRFSTYATWWIRQTIERAIMNQTRTIRLPIHVVKELNVYLRAARELTQKLDHEPSPEEIANLLEKPVGEVKRMLGLNERVSSVDVSLGPDSDKTLLDTLTDDRPTDPCELLQDDDLSQSIDQWLSELTDKQREVVVRRFGLRGHESSTLEDVGLEIGLTRERVRQIQVEGLKRLREILEKNGLSSESLFQ
- the mutS gene encoding DNA mismatch repair protein MutS yields the protein MNKAVSDLSSHTPMMQQYWRLKNQHPDQLMFYRMGDFYEIFYEDAKKAAKLLDITLTARGQSAGQAIPMCGIPYHAAEGYLAKLVKLGESVVICEQVGDPATSKGPVDRQVVRIITPGTVSDEALLDERRDNLIAAVLGDERLFGLAVLDITSGNFSVLEIKGWENLLAELERVNPVELLIPDDWPKDLPAEKRRGVRRRAPWDFERDSALKSLCQQFSTQDLKGFGCENLTLAIGAAGCLLAYAKETQRTALPHLRSLRHERLDDTVVLDGASRRNLELDTNLAGGRDNTLQSVVDRCQTAMGSRLLTRWLNRPLRDLTVLLARQTSITCLLDGYRFEGLQPQLKEIGDIERILARIGLRNARPRDLARLRDALGALPELQVAMTELEAPHLQQLATITSTYPELAALLEKAIIDNPPAVIRDGGVLKTGYDSELDELQSLSENAGQFLIDLEAREKARTGLSHLKVGYNRIHGYFIELPSKQAESAPADYIRRQTLKGAERFITPELKAFEDKALSAKSRALAREKMLYEALLEDLISQLPPLQDTAGALAELDVLSNLAERALNLDLNCPRFVSEPCMRITQGRHPVVEQVLTTPFVANDLSLDDNTRMLVITGPNMGGKSTYMRQTALIVLLAHIGSFVPAASCELSLVDRIFTRIGSSDDLAGGRSTFMVEMSETANILHNATERSLVLMDEVGRGTSTFDGLSLAWAAAERLAHLRAYTLFATHYFELTVLPEAQPLVANVHLNATEHNERIVFLHHVLPGPASQSYGLAVAQLAGVPSEVITRAREHLSRLEDTALPHETPAPAKGKPAAPQQSDLFASLPHPVLDDLAKLDLDDMTPRRALEMLYTLKTRI
- the fdxA gene encoding ferredoxin FdxA, translated to MTFVVTDNCIKCKYTDCVEVCPVDCFYEGPNFLVIHPDECIDCALCEPECPAVAIFSEDEVPAGMENFIELNAELADIWPNITEKKESLPDAEEFDRVINKSVGNKLKDLER
- a CDS encoding peptidoglycan DD-metalloendopeptidase family protein; protein product: MSLTVIAQRMSKTSFQRLVTGLVLSTLLVGCSSNKSSDVRVVDRNNAAPQRPVVTTGQYVVRPKDTLFSIAFRYGWDYKALAARNNIPAPYTIRPGQTIRFDGRTDSTSTAVVSSSSSTPSSSSTTTIIRRSANGTTTSTTTVVPSVASKPAADPLPPPGPAPTGWGWPSNGILIGKFSSNGSLNKGIDIAGDLGQPVLAASDGTVVYAGSGLRGYGELVIIKHSETYVSAYGHNRRLLVREGQQVKVGQTIAEMGSTGTDRVKLHFEIRRQGKPVDPLQFLPRR
- a CDS encoding protein-L-isoaspartate(D-aspartate) O-methyltransferase, translated to MTSQRTRERLIQRLYEEGISNARVLEVIRRTPRHLFVDEALAHRAYEDTALPIGNNQTISQPYMVARMSELLLEAGPLDKVLEIGTGSGYQTAVLSQLVERVFSVERIKVLQDRAKERLVELNLRNVVFRWGDGWEGWPALAPYNGIIVTAVATDVPQALLDQLAPGGRMVIPVGAGEVQQLMLIIREEQGFSRHVLGAVRFVPLLNGPLA
- the surE gene encoding 5'/3'-nucleotidase SurE; translation: MRILISNDDGVTAPGLAALYAALADYTECVVIAPDQDKSGASSSLTLDRPLHPQTLANGFISLNGTPTDCVHLGLNGLLEREADMVVSGINLGANLGDDVLYSGTVAAALEGRFLKHPSFAFSLVSRQVDNLPTAAHFARKLVEAHADLVLPPRTVLNVNIPNLPLDRIRGIQLTRLGHRARAAAPIKVVDPRGKSGYWIAAAGDAEDGGPGTDFHAVMQGYVSITPLQLDRTFNDAFRSLDGWLEGLR